A segment of the Elusimicrobiota bacterium genome:
GTCGATCACGACGCCAACATTGTCCTTGGCCCCCAGGGGCCAAAACAGACTCCCAGAACTCCCCATGGGCACCCACCAACCGTAAGGACTATTACTTGGTTTCTTTGTGAGGCGTGTGTTTTCCGCAGGCGGAGCAAAACTTTTTTAACTCAAGTTTTTTCTCTCGACGACGACCCCGCACGTAATGATAATTGCGATTATCGCACTTGGAACACGCCAACATGAATACG
Coding sequences within it:
- the rpmG gene encoding 50S ribosomal protein L33, producing the protein MAADRFVFMLACSKCDNRNYHYVRGRRREKKLELKKFCSACGKHTPHKETK